Genomic DNA from Solanum dulcamara chromosome 4, daSolDulc1.2, whole genome shotgun sequence:
gacagtctagtttttgatgaagTTGCAGCCGCtgttttagaagaagaaaatcgacgcaaaaataaggaagacataCAAACAAGTTGGCAACAAGCTAAAGCTTTGacgatggtgagaggaagaccaacggaacgtggccccagtggggTTACAGATctaaatcaagaagtaagaagaatatcaagtgtcataactgtggcaagaaagggcacatCAAGAAAGATTGTTGGTTCAAAAAAAATAGTGAACACCCTAagtcatcaaatgctcaagagAATGTTGCAAGTACCTCGGATAAAGGTGATATTTTAtatagtgaagcaatatcaaataatgaaggcataAAAATGtttcactgatgtctggatTTTGGatacaggagcaacatggcacgtGACTTTCCgaagagaatggttccatcaatataagcTTATCTCAGGAGGATCTATGTTCATGGGAGACGATCATGTTTTGgatgttattgatattgggtacatcaaaataaatatttatgatggCACGATAcacaccatccaggaggtacgacatgtaaaagacttgaggaagaatctattgtctttgggacaattagataataatagatgttcatataagacttaTGGTGGaattatgaaaatatcaaaaggagcGTTTGTAGTGATGAAATCGAAAAAACTTGTtaaaatctatatgtgcttacaggtgaaacacaccaagaaggagaagcatcaaccgtgtcagcaagttcatttgaaaaattaacgatgatatggcatcgtaaacttggtcaTATGTTGaaatgaggtttgaagatttttgctgagcaaaaacttctttcagggctcaaaaaggtttcactgcccttttgtgagcattgtgtaaCCAGTAAGCAACATAAACTGAAGTTTAGCGGTTcatctgctaaaagcaaggaaatagtAGATCTGGTCCACTTTGATGTCTGACAAGCACCGGTGAAGTCTCTaggagagagaaatatttcgtgtcatttatcgacaattactccaagagaagttgggtgtatccaatcaagagaaaggtagatgtttttccaattttcaaagagttcaaagcacgggtggaacttgaatctgagaaaaagatcaaatgTTTGAGGATAGATAATGGaagagaatacactggtgatgaatttgacAACTtttgtaaacaagaaggtattaaaaggcAGTTCAtagtggcatatactccacaacaaaatggagcaGCAGAGCGGATGGatagaaccttgttggaacggacaaaagctatgttggcaactacagaattggaaaaaccattctggacagaagcagtcaaaaccgcctgttatgtgatcaatcggtcaccatcaaccgcaattgatctgaaaacgtcAATGGAGATATGGACAgaaaaaccagctgattattcttgCTTATAAATATTCGGAAGTCCTAcgtatgttatgtacaacatcgaagaaaaatcgaagttggatccGAAATCCAGGGAATGTATTTTCTTTAAGGTATACTGATGGAGTTAAGGGGTAttgcttgtgggatcccactgcccgcaaggtggtaatcaacagggatgttgtatttgttgaaaataagatacaaacaaaagaaggtagcacttcgaAAGAAAAATCACAGACTACtacaattgaaattgaagaaatagaagaagttccagtttcttctgaagcaccACCAGAGCATGAAGAACAAAAGCAAGCTGAGActgaaactccacaagttcgatGGTCAACtaaggagagaagagaaccagcttggcactcagattattttatgaagagcaatattgcatactgtctattaacagaggatggagagccttcaacttttcacgaggctataaaaggccaagaatcatctctgtggatggCAGTAATgcgagaagaaattgaagctcttcataaacataaaacatgggatcttgttcaattaccacaaggaagaaaggccattggaaacaaatgggtctacaagatcaaacgcaatgatAATGATCAAATGGAGAAGTatgtgcaagattggtggtaaaaGAATTCGTTGAGAAAGAaagtatagacttcaatgagatattttctccggtggttcgacttACAATAATTCGAGTAGTCCTGACAATGTGTTCTACAtatgacttgtacttggagcaattagatgtcaaaactgcatttcttcattgagagcttgaagaagaaatttacatgctccaaccagaaggttttgaagaatagGGAAACGAGAACTTGATTTACaagttgaacaaatctctatacggtctcaaacaggtgtcgaggtgttggtataagagatttgattccttcattataagccttggattaaacagacatagttcagatccttgtgttattacaagagatttggtgatgacgattttattattttgctgttgtatgttgatgaaaTGTTGGTAGCAGACCCCAAAAAAGattgtctcacaaatttaaaggcacagttggctaaggagtttgaaatgaaggacttgggaccagcaaacaagattctaggaatgcaaattcaccgagacagaaataataggaagatttggctttctcaagaGAACtatttgaagaaaatcttgcgaTGCTTCAAGATgtaagactgtaagtcaatttctaccccacttcctattaatttcaagttatcgtCAAGTATGattcctagcaatgaagcagagaggatggagatgtatCGAATACcatatgcatcagcagtggaaagtttaatgttcgtcatggtatgtataagacctgacattgcacaagaaGCGgaagtggttagtcgatacatggctaattctggtagagagcattggaatactatTAAGAGGATCTtgagatatatcaagggtacctcagatgctacaatgtgttatggaggatcaaacTTTActattaaaggttatgttgattcagattatgcaggcaatcttgataaaagcaattCCACCACAAGTTATGTGTTTGCTCTTGCTGGAGGAgttgtaagctgggtttcaaaactgtaGTCTAATGTGGCTACATCTACTACGGAAGccgaatatgtagcagctacacaagcgagcaaagaggcaatatagatgcagatgttactggaggagctcaaGCACAAACATGAAAAGGTTGTTCTATTTTGTGATAGTCAGAgcgcatcttgcaaagaatccggcatttcattcaagcaCAAAGCACATATgcgttcagtatcactttgttcgtgagaaggtggaagaaggcagcgtggatattcagaaaattcacactaatgacaacctagtaGATAAGTTTACTAAGCcgatcaacaataacaagtttatatggtgtcgatcttctattggcctagcagaaacgtaacattgcagtaattgggtagaaaggatggtgtgaagacttaattgattctcaattaaatcttctagtgggagaatgcaagaaagtcaaaaagggaggtgcaCATGCACCGTCTAAGAAGAAAATGCGTATTTTACGTGTTTCAAAAGTTGTTGCCTCCTTTAGCAACTTTTGACAAGAAAACGTGTATTTTACGCGTTTTcagttttctataaatagagggcctcttgccctcatttagatcatcccataaaaatacaatccaaaagagtaagaacacaaatagagttatacaccaagataaatattgtagtcttgagtgtcctctttagtgagttattccttttacaagagagaagtgtttattgttgttttctccttgtatttgagagcaatttactctcatattatcatagtaaaatcttaataccccgtggttttttccctcTATCCGTTTGAGGggttttccacgtaaaattctcgtgtctaatttattttcattatttattatcatattaaaCTTTAGTTATGGTGCTTCCTCCCCTAACACATCTCAACCTTATGGTTTGTCTTCTCTATGATTCTTGGTTACACATTTTCTTCTCATGAGAACTCACTTCTCTTCCTTCAACTTAATGTATGAAAAAGAGGGAAATGTGAAAGACAAAAactaaatttaattttgaaaattatgattcCCCAAAGACAAATATACATGGCTCATTCTGCTTATCTAATAACAGTTTCACATGTGTACAATTACAACATTGCTCAAACTTGTATACAATGATGCACAAAGAAATAGAGCTTCTGGCTTATCACTTATGCCAACAAAGGTTCTGCCAAGGGCTCTGGATGTGAAGTTCTGAACTTTGTAAAACATGTAACTATGACTCCAGCTAATGCAGCAACTCCCGGAATGAATCCCAATGAAAATCGCGTAACTGTGAAACAAGGATATGCTGGATCACACGATGCTGGTGTTACACCTGCATTAGAGTTAACACTTTCATGTCAAAGATTTAAATTTCATTCACGATATGCAGGCGTTTGAAGAGAATGAAAGAGATAGCTTACTCTCGTAAGACTCTAGAACGTACAGCACTACACCACACAATACTTTCTCCACAAAGCCTAATGATCCATAAACAAAAGCAGATCCCTCAACTTCTTTATCTACTAGCTCACTTTCCATGCCTACTGAAGTCACCTGTTAACCACAAAGGAAATAGAAACATCGCGATTTAATTGTCAAAATGGAACAGCTCTGAGTTGCTAAATTTAGGAACCTGAGTACACTTTCTTTAATGAGTTTAACTTGATGTTCAAGATTACCAGTACAACAATGTTAAAATTGAGGTACAAAATAATTGAACTGCAGCATACCATCATGAAGGCATTGGCAATTCCAATAACCATGGACAAGATGTACATAAAAACGTTCATGTTAATCGGTAGGGAGAGTACTACTGCACCACAAAATAGCCACAGGAGGCCTCCTACTGAAAAGATGGCTTTCAACCTGTGGCTGCTCCATTTGAGCTCCTACATGCAACCAGAATAATAGCTTAGGATATGTAAACAAAGAACTGGTCAAAAGTGaagacaaaattttataacAACCCCATAGAGAAAGAGAACCTGGAGCAAGATAGATGTAATGAAGCTGCACAAATAGATGATGGCAGGAACCTATTTACATAATAACTAAGCCCCATTAGCATTATTTAATTGGAAGATATAAGAGTTGTCAATTTTATTTAACTCGATAGCAAATCATACCAAAGCCTTGGAAGATTTGCTCATATGTAGATCACTAATTACATAGAGAGCAAGAAAAGCCTGAGATAACAAAGATAAAACAGAAACTTAGAACAGACAACTACTAcatatgtgaatgatgataaCATATAACTTAAGCTGGCAGAAAATTATAGTTACCTGTGATATATTCGTTACAACTCTAGTTAACACATAAATGCTAGCTACTCTATAGTAGAGGCCATTCTTCAACCATCGCTTCCAAGAAGAACCCCGGGGAATTTTCTTGTGAGATACTTGTTTCACCCTGCACAAGAGATGTTAATGCACCAATGGTCATAAACCAGATCCAAATATACATTTAACCTTGTagtttttccctcattaatgAAGTAAATTCGACCCTTCCAAATCAACAAGGGGACTGAGTAGATAACAAACCTAGGCTCTTTAGTTCcaagataaaatataattacaaaGAAGCATCCGATCAGAACTGTGATAGTTGCCAACAAGTGGTACTGCAAACGTAAATGGTAAAGTACATTAACGCAAAACACGTGCTCATGCAATATAGAAGATCACTCCTGGTATTCATGTACCTGCTCCTTGATTTCAACTTGTTTCACGGATGAATTGAAGATGAAAAAGCCAAATCCATACACGATTAGGCTTGCAACCTTCCCCAATTATTGGTTCACAGTAACAAGACAAGAGGCAAAAGATTAGTTTGTCTATATAGAGATGAAATGCATGTAAGAGAGTTATGCATAGAATGGTGCAATAGAGTACCAACCATTGTAAAAGCATTACGGCAGCTGACACATGCCACTCTGCTTGTTTGATCCAGGGTAAGGCCATTCACCATTGCCcttcaacaaagaaaatatagaaCACATTTATAATTTTAGCCAAATAATCGAATGATTTTGTAGTAAAGAAAATACGAACACAACTTTGCTAGTTCTGATGAAGATATGGAAATCACTTGCACATGAGAATAGATGAGTTCAGATGATTACATATGTGATACTTGAGTACAAGACCATCCACCACTGAAGAGTATATCAAACATATAATATCCAATCATTTGCATTAGAGGCGTATTGATCCCAATAATTTTGCAAGGAATGCAAACGCCCCAATAAAACGAAGAAAATGCAGCAGAGACAAGAACAGTCCCCACAGCATGCCATATTTTGAAATGTCCAAATCTGTCTATCTGTTGAGgggaagaaaagaaagcaaaagtAATTCATGATCGGCAAATTTCACGTGCATATCAAAATCTTGAAGTGAAACATATATAACAACTTCTCATGATATTACATTACATGCTtttttaatgaaagaaaaaaagaaggatcATAATGAAAAATACCAGTTCTCCAGCAATTATGGTCATCGTTGCATCGGTGAACTGCCCTGTAATTGCAAGTGCAGCAACTTGTCTGTGAAGCAGAACCAAATATAGAGTTAGATCAACCAATCTCATAATGAGATTTAAACCAGTGCACTAAAGCCACTAATAGTCTAGTAGcctatttggattgacttattttcaagcagattataagttgaaaactgtttataagtttaaaaaaaaaagtagttgcagacaactttttttttttacttataagctgttttcaacttataagcagtttaaaataagttcatccaaataaacccaactatttattgaggcttattttaagcacaaaatgactttaagttggccagacaaacactcaaaaaaagctgaaaacaacttataagtcaatccaaacggcctcttAACTTGATCCAAGACTTTGTAAGCCCTGAAATCATGCAGCTTCTGATGAAATAATACTCTAAACACTAGACTTCCCTTTCCAAACATCTCGGAAACAAATCTTTCGTGTACATCACAATCCACAATAGTATCAAATTCATGAAATCTTTTTTCGCAACTCACAAGAAGTATTAGCAGAATTATGcaaaactattttatactgacaTTAAGTCCTTTTAGTTttcacttttcttcttcaatgaaATATTGGAATAACAAAACAAAGACTACCAAGCAGGGTGATGGAATGGTAAAAAAGTTACTCCATCTTTAACCAAGGTCTCAGCATCAACTCTTCAGAATGAAATTCTCTCGGtaggaaaccaaaaaaaaaaaaaggaatagcaaaacaaagaaagaattaTATTATTGCCTAAACTAACTAAAACAAGATGTTCATATCAAGTTTTGCAACAGAGTGTGTAAATGCTTACTTTGGAGGCATTCCAATACTGGTCAAATACAGCAAAAGATAAGTGTACCAATAGGTTGATGTTATGTCATTAAGCACATGCCCTACACCATATGCTAAAACAGACCATCTTCCCAATGGCTTTGCTTCTTGATTTTCCACATTGCTACCAGTCATGTTGGAATATTTAAACTCCAAGAATTCAGATTCTCAAATTCACTCAAAAAATCTGCAACCTTTTTTTATAACAACACAAAAACATATAGTCTATGCCTTAAAGGACACTAAAATTGGTTTAACAAACCTTGAAATGCATAAGTTCTTTCTATTGACAAACAGACAAAGGAGTATCAATGTTTTTGACATGGACAAATTCCCCATTCAGAAGCAAagatattattaaaaattaatgtatGGTGACAACCTTCCCATTAAATATTACTCCTTTATGAGGATTGAAACAGTGTGCTTCTCAATTATTGCTCTTGCTGATTCAAGTTTTCCTATAAGTCATCAGCCAAAGAAACATTACAAACAAGAAGCGAAtgttataactttaattaaatGTGAAGATTTTAAAGTCCCATACTGCATATTaataaactaaagatatgtccCTTTAGTGTTCTATAGAGTAGAATCATTTTTAAATGTATATTTCTTAAAACTTGAGCAATCAAGAAGATATTGGGACattggaaaataaataaaagggatTAATTAACCATATCTGACTGTCTCAAATTTCAATACCACACTTTGTGGGTAATCGAGATGGTGACCTCTTCATTATTAATTCAACTCTCATATGATATTGCTCTCTTCGGCCAAAGGTTCTctattatttgaatatattattatttttattattgtcgTCTCATATGATGTTGTCTTCACAATAATttgtttataaaattaattagacaaaataatatgatatgattaaaagtattttttttcttaaaagaaaGAGTGtttacaaaattaaataatatattataaaggATAAATGAGTTGAAACACAATTTTTGTGTTAATAATAGTTCTTAAAAGAATTATTAtaatgaaaattaaaataaaaaaggtaaacataatattataaagagaaaaaacataaaatccCTCCAAATCAGTATGACCTAAATCAGCacttaataaatcaaaatttatttaacaaaattttaattaaataatttgaataatttttttaaacacgtggcggccatctattggttataatttaattatttaaaattaattatacatcaaaatttatttaacagaattttaattacggataagggcctaaaatgctctcaaattattgaaaatggtacaaaaatgcctATCATGCCCTTTTTCGTCGAAGAAAGATCATTTTTGAacctaaaggtggatgtcaaAGGCATTTTAGGCCAAATAAATGGATGAAGGAcatttttataccattttcaatagttcgaggacattttagatttttttcctTAAGTTATTCCCTCTCGGCTCCCTACAACATGAATGTGAAACCaatcaaaggaaaaagaaaacaaagacttTAATGCGTAAATTCAATGAtttcatgaataaataaataaagatattttaaaaattgaaagacAAAATCCATCACATTCTAAAACAAATTGTTCttcatttgaaaaaagaaaaaagaaaaagctgTTTTGGTATCAAAATACTATATCTATAATATTTGTGTGAGAAAATGTAAGCATACATTCTAATTTCTAATGAATACAAATACTCGTATTCGCTAGCTAAGAGCATAAATTacatgaatattatttatattaatggTCATATTAaaacttctatttttttttggaaaatagcTATCCGAAtacaaaataatacaaaaatatgtTACAAAAGCTACTAAGAAATCTGTAACAAGGAAAGTATGTTGTTTTCCATTCTATTCTTTTTGGAAATAGATACCCcactttaaaaaaatcaaaattttcgtTTTTTATGGTCAGAGCCAGTTGTACTAGAATACAATTTTCTAattgttatatttttcttaattatttatggAACAGAAAAATGATGGGGAAGGATTTTAAAAGAGGCCCACTGCCTTGATCTCCAATCTCCCAAATACTGTTAGTTCCATACGTCATGCAAACATtgctttaaagttaaaaaaaatatacagaaaaggatcaaaaatatccttcaatTATTTGAAATAGACTAAATATattcttcaattatttttgggCTCAAAATTACCTCTCCCGTCTAATTAGTGGTCACTTCTACCCTTCTATTTGACGAAATGAAATATGGCATCTCATGTGTATTAATTTACGCCACATAAAATATCCACATAAGTACCCCACCCCACTCTATCTGTCCACATAAGCACCCACTCCACTCTATCAATTAAAAAATCCAAATCCATCTCACCCATTAAAAGACCCTAAATTTGCAAACCCCTGCAATGATCAACAGATATGGcaaaaaaagaaatgatctcCCAACAGATTGAAATCCATTTCAAAATGGCGTAAACAGGATTAGTGAGTGTAGTATAACTTTTACGCCAACATTAATTTCATACACTTCATATAAAATGTAAATTCTTCACAGAGGAATAATTGACACCTTATGTACCTTGTCAAGAGtatcttatttattattttccaaaaatcttGGCAAAGGATGCCACAATTTTTAGAAGGGAAATAACACATTCAAATAATGGCAAGCACCAATTATCTAATGATCCAAAGACATGTGTACTAGAGCTGGAGTAAATCTAATGTAACATTCTCTGCAATAGAAATTTAACACTAGCTATAACGAAAGCCTTGAGGGAGAGAATCTGAATTCTTCTCACCCCTAAAGAACGAAAATTTAGGGTCTTTTAATGGGCGGTGGGTTTGGGTCTTTTAATTGATGGGATGGGGTGAGATACTTATGTGGACATCCTATGTGGCGTAAATTAATATACATGGATTGTCACATTTTATTTCGTCAAACGGAAGGATAGAAATGACCCAATAGTTATATGGGAGGCCTAGTTTTGAgcccaaaaataattaaagaatatatttagtctattttaaataattgaaaGATAATTTTGgctttttttccaaataatatatataaatataaagaaCAATCAGGATAAATGTGACAAATTAGCTTAGCCAAATTGAAAGCACTTTTGCAGGCACTCTATCTCTTTGTAGGGGGAGTACCCCTAATTAGCATTGATgtttaattgatgataaccacATTGACCACcttattgaagtttatgggTTCTGATTTCGGCCATTAAAGTTATTGagtattaaatttataatttgtaaATGTTacattttatgaattattaatagaaatataaaatttgaacttAGTCAT
This window encodes:
- the LOC129884837 gene encoding uncharacterized protein LOC129884837 isoform X1; amino-acid sequence: MTGSNVENQEAKPLGRWSVLAYGVGHVLNDITSTYWYTYLLLYLTSIGMPPKQVAALAITGQFTDATMTIIAGELIDRFGHFKIWHAVGTVLVSAAFSSFYWGVCIPCKIIGINTPLMQMIGYYMFDILFSGGWSCTQVSHMAMVNGLTLDQTSRVACVSCRNAFTMVASLIVYGFGFFIFNSSVKQVEIKEQYHLLATITVLIGCFFVIIFYLGTKEPRVKQVSHKKIPRGSSWKRWLKNGLYYRVASIYVLTRVVTNISQAFLALYVISDLHMSKSSKALVPAIIYLCSFITSILLQELKWSSHRLKAIFSVGGLLWLFCGAVVLSLPINMNVFMYILSMVIGIANAFMMVTSVGMESELVDKEVEGSAFVYGSLGFVEKVLCGVVLYVLESYESVTPASCDPAYPCFTVTRFSLGFIPGVAALAGVIVTCFTKFRTSHPEPLAEPLLA
- the LOC129884837 gene encoding uncharacterized protein LOC129884837 isoform X2, yielding MGRQVAALAITGQFTDATMTIIAGELIDRFGHFKIWHAVGTVLVSAAFSSFYWGVCIPCKIIGINTPLMQMIGYYMFDILFSGGWSCTQVSHMAMVNGLTLDQTSRVACVSCRNAFTMVASLIVYGFGFFIFNSSVKQVEIKEQYHLLATITVLIGCFFVIIFYLGTKEPRVKQVSHKKIPRGSSWKRWLKNGLYYRVASIYVLTRVVTNISQAFLALYVISDLHMSKSSKALVPAIIYLCSFITSILLQELKWSSHRLKAIFSVGGLLWLFCGAVVLSLPINMNVFMYILSMVIGIANAFMMVTSVGMESELVDKEVEGSAFVYGSLGFVEKVLCGVVLYVLESYESVTPASCDPAYPCFTVTRFSLGFIPGVAALAGVIVTCFTKFRTSHPEPLAEPLLA